One Ranitomeya variabilis isolate aRanVar5 chromosome 4, aRanVar5.hap1, whole genome shotgun sequence genomic window, ttattgatttattttgattggggcgaaaggggggtgatttaaacttttatatatttttttatttttttcacattatttttaacttttttttaacttttgccatgcttcaatagcctccatgggaggctagaagcaggcacagcacgatcgcctctgctacatataagcgatctgctgttcgctgctatgtagtagaaaatcaggtgtgctgtgagcgctgaccacagggtggcgctcacagctaccggcgatcagtaaccatagaggtctcaaggacctctatggttacaatactgaagcatcgccgacctccgatcatgtgactgggatcggcgatgcgctcatatccggccgcccggccagatgcggtagttaaatgctgctgtctgcgtttgacagcagcatttaactagttaatagctgcgggcgaatcgcgatttcacccgccgctattgcgggcacatgtcagctgttcaaaacagctgacatgtcccggctttgatgcgggctcaccgcggagccctgcatcaaagcaggggagctgacatcggacgtactatcccatccaatgtcagtaaggggttaatattctaattttgtgaaatgcaCCCATATTTGAGATCATTATTTGACATAATCAGGTATATTATTTAGATTAATGTATTTATATTCTCTAGTATTATACAAATCTTTCAAATTGTTAAGTACAGATGTTATGttcaatatctatctatatatacacgaTGATTAAGATCTGAGTAGGACTGAAATGGTTATGCTGACCTGAAGAGGTGGATTCTCCAACCACAAGGTCAGGGTAAGTACATGGGCAGAAGCCTCAGACAGATATGAAAGGTACTAGAAGCCACAGACAGGTAgctgaaggactgaaagactggaAGCCACAGGCGGACAGGTAACTAAGGTACTAGAAGTGGCAGGCTGACAGGCAGCTGAAAGATTGGAAGCTGCATGAAGACAGGTAAAGGACATACTGAAAGCCACTGGCAGCCAGGAGACGTCCAGAGACCACAAATTGGGAACTGTGCAAAGACTAACTATAAATCCCAATACCAAGACACAAGTGTGTGTCTTGGTGAGGCTTATTTAGGCTGAGGCAGATGATGACATGGGATCGCACTGGGCCATCTGCAAAGACTGAAGTTGAGCACAAAAGAGTTTAGTGGACCGGGAAGAGGGAATCAAAGCAATTGAACCAAAACAGATGCATAACAGAAACATTAGTCCATCTGTATATTTTATAATTGAAACATTGATTAATACGTCATAAAAAATTCTCCTTGATCATTTTTATAAGAATTTGGAGTGCCTTGGATTCTTCTATATTCCATGGGTTTTCCCTACCATTAAGCATCCGATTATTAACTGTCACATCACGGAACAAGTACATGAAAAATTGATCATTTTCTGATCTTATTGACTGACACCTGCTACTGTTTCAATTTGCATAACCTTAACCTTAAGTATTTTCAttctttttattgcaatttttaatGTTGAGGAATGAATAAAACCTACCTGCAATAACAAGGAGGATACTACCTAATATCAAAAGGTGAAGAAGAATAAAAACCTGACTTCGAGATACAATCATGAAGAGCAAGCTGCTACAAAATAGCCTTTAAAATAAATGAATACCAAAGCAAAACACGAATGTAAATCTTTCTGCAGTGTGGGATATaatgtatttttcagactacaagatGCCCCAGACCATAAGACATATCCCAAAATTTCAGgcagaaaatagggaaaaaaaaaatttaatgcaTCAAATGGGGGTTCGTCTCATAGCCCAATTCAGCTTACTGGCGAAGGGCGGCGGCAGAGGtgaagcagggtcacaggaggtgtaaggaggtgcaacactgcaagtTGATGCTGCGAGTCCCATCCCAGGCTTGTAGAAGGGGGTGTTCAACGGTGCAGGGGCTCcgacgacattttgtgaaagcatgGAGCCCCCGCACTTGCATGGTTTCAGtgcagtggactccgggaaaatggctgccaaagGCAGCAATTGCTCAGATTGATATCTTTGGAGCCAAAACTTTGGTCCCAAGAACTCAATCGGCCATTTTTCCAAAGTCCGCCACATTAAAACTATGGAAGTGCGGGGGAAACTCTGGGCTTTCATAAAATGTTTGCAAAGCCACTGCAGTGCTGGGCACCAGCCAGGGATTCAAAGCATCGCACCTCCAAACAACCCCAGCCCAGGGCCCACAGCAGGAGGAGTTTGAAGGAGTTTCAAATTCATACTTTTGATTTGGCAGCTAAGAATTTTATGCGCACCCCTAGTCACATCAAACTATCAGGTTACCCTATAAATTGGATGAGACTACGGGTTATTGGATGATTACCTTAGCAACTGTCCTTATCATATATGGCAGCATTTCTATTGTCAATGTGAAATAGAATGGAAAAAAGCATCACTTGACAACCTTTTAAAGCAGCAGTTGTAATATAAATGTAAAATATATTATACACATTGATCATATAATTAGATTTTAATAATAAATAGACAATGGAAATTGTGAACAATTTTTAAAATCATTTACTGCTCTAGTTTTCTCTTTCTTTTGGAGACTTTACTGtaactttttttaacattttgtcaataaaacaataaaaaaaagaaaattgctacTTTCCTGTGTGAATTTTTAGATGTTTAAGAAGATTTGTTTTtcgattaaaacattttccacaatttgaacacgaaaatggcttctcccctgtgtgagttctacaaTGTCTATAAAGATCTGATTTATcgcaaaaacatttcccacactcggaacatgaaaatggcttttcccctgtgtgagttctctgatgtttgacaAGATCTGATTTCAActtaaagcattttccacattctgaacatgaaaatggtttctcccctgtatgaattttctcatgtgtaacaaaatgtgatttctctgcaaaacatttcccacattctgaacaagaatatggcttctcccctgtgtgatttctttGATGTGTAACAAGTCTTGCATTAGTActgtaacattttccacattctgaacatggaaatggtTTCTGCCCTGTGTGAGTTAACTGATGTCTAACAAGACTATATTTCTCTGTAAAACTTTTTCCACAAtcgaaacatgaaaatggcttatttCCTGTATGTGTTCTTTGATGCTTAACAAGTTGGTGTTtcattgtaaaacatttcccacattctgaacatgaatatggcttctgccCTACATGAATTCTCTGATGCACAATTAAAACTGATTTTCGtttaaaaaatttcccacattcgGAGCATGAAAATACCTTGTTGCCTGTGTGACTTATTTGGTGTATACCAAGacttgatttatctgtaaaacatttcccacattctgagcaagaAAATGGCTTATCCCTTGCtgagtgaattctctgatgtttaacaagttcGGATTTCGTacaaaaaaatttcccacattctgaacataaaaatggcttctcccctgtatgaattctctgatgtctagcaAGATGtgctttctggctaaaacattttccacattctgaacaaaaaaatggcttctctcccgtgtgaattctctgatgcgtTATAAGTTTGGATTTTGTACTATAatgtttcccacattcagaacaagaaacatttttttttcctgtgtgacatctctgatgcccaacaaaatgtgatttctctgtaaaacatttcctgaATTCTGGACTAGAAAATGGCTTATCCATTGTGTGGcttctctgatgtttaataagtATGTATTTCTCActataacattttccacattctgaacatgaaaatggcttcactcctgtgtgagttctctgatgagtAACAAGACAAGATctttgtgtaaaacatttcccacattctgaacatgaaaatggcttcttccctgtgtgaattctttgatgtacaATAAAAACTGATTGTTGTTTAAACAATTTCCCACATTTagtacataaaaatggcttctctcctgtatgtatTCTCTGATGAGTTACAAGTTTGGATTTCTCActataacgtttcccacattctgaacatgcaaatggcttatcccctgtgtgaattctcagatgtgtaacaagatttgctttccgattaaaacatttcccacattctgaacaagaaaatggcttctcccctgtgtgtattaCCTGATGTGTAACAAGACAAGATTTgcttgtaaaacattttccacattctaaacatgaatatggcttcttccctgtgtgactcTTCTGATGTGTTACAAGCTTTGGTTTAGTATTGTAACATTTAccatattctgaacatgaaaatggtttctcccctattTCATGTTCAAGAGCCCTTCTGTGACTTTCATTTTGCATTTTTGTCTTTGATGAAGCAGAAAAAAGGACCTGTTGAAAAGGATCAGATGGCAAACTTTTCCTGAGAAGATCTTGAGGTGTATCTGGTATAATGACATGTTCTTCAAAAGTATCAGGTGTCACACCAGGATTATCTACTGAAAAATCTGAGAATATCAGACGTTCTCCTgagctcctggtacagtcatctgtcaagaataaaaatgattttatttttttcattaacattgcattagaattatatttatatTACTTATTTTATTGTGCCCGGTTCTGTCCTGGATTGGTCAGCGCTTGCACACTATTCTCTTATTGGAGAACATATTCACCTTATGACCCCTTCCTGATTGGATCCCTGGTCACCTGGATGATGATAATGCTTAAACATGATTGAACCACTTTCCACGGCCCTTTTATCTGGTTCTGCGGAAATCTAtcagaacattatatatatatatatatatatatatatatatatatatatatatatatatatatatatatatatatatatatatatatatatatatatatatatatatatatatatatatatatacatacagttaggtccaaatatatttggacagagacaacatatttctaattttggttatagacattaccaaaatgaattttaaacaaaacaattcagatgcagttgaagttcagactttcagctttcatttgagggtatccacattaaaattggatgaagggtttaggagtttcagctccttaacatgtgccaccctgtttttaaagggaccaaaagtaattggacagattcaatcatTTTAATTAAAAtggtcatttctagtacttggttgaaaaccctttgttggcaatgactgcctgaagtcttgaactcatggacatcaccagacgctgtgtttcctcctttttgatgctctgccaggccttcactgcggtggttttcagttggtgtttgtttgtgggcctttctgtctgaagtttagtctttaacaagtgaaatgcatgctcaattgggttgagatcaggtgactgacttggccattcaagaatattccacttctttgctttaataaactcctgggttgctttggctttatgttttgggtcattgtccatctgtagtgtgaaacgacgaccaatcagtttggctggatttggctggatctgagcatacagtatggctctgaatacctcagaataaattcggctgcttctgtcccgtatcacatcatcaataaacactagtgacccagtgccactggcagctatgcatgcccaagccatcacactgcctccgccgtcttttagatgatgtggtatgctttggatcatgagctgtaccatgccttcgccatacttttctctttccatcattctggtacagtttgatcttggtttcatctgtctaaagaatgttcttccagaagtgtgctggcttttttagatgtttttttagcaaagtccagtctagcctttttattcttgatgcttatgagtggcttgcaccgtgcagtgaaccctctgtatttactttcatgcagtcttctctttatggtagatttggatattgatacgcctacctcctagggagtgttgttcacttggttggctgttgtgaaggggtttcttttcaccatggagattattctgtgattatCCACCACGATTGTCttctgtgggcacccaggtctttttgcattgatgagttcaccagtgctttctttctttctcaggatgtaccaaactgtagatgttgccactcctaatattgtagcaagttCTCTgatagtttttttctgttttcgcagcttaaggatggcttgtttcacctgcatggagagctcattTGAccccatgtttacttcacagcaaaaccttccaaatgcaagcaccatacctcagatcacctccaggccttttatctgcttaattgagaatgacataatgaagggattgcccacacctctccatgaaatagccttggagtcaattgtccaattacttttggtccctttaaaaacagggtggcacatgttaaggagctgaaactcctaaacccttcatccaattttaatgtggataccctcaaatgaaagctgaaagtctgaacttcaactgcatctgaattgttttgtttaaaattcattgtggtaatgtctataaccaaaattagaaaaatgttgtctctgtccaaatatatatggacctaactgtatatatatatatatatatatatatatatatatatatatatatatatatatatatgccccagCCAGAGcctaggggtacttggtaccgggtccggtggtcattagaggggtggtcacggtggcagcgacccggtccgtggccctgggaatccaaattaaagggaatgtaTTTCAAAGGGGTTATTAGGAATacgaatgttcgtgatgccacctgtttattcggtcagggatgaccgacgctgcttaaccccttcccgacctgtgacgccacgtaggcatcatgaaagtcggtgccaatccgacctgtgacgcctgtgtggcgtcatggaatgatcgcgtccctgcagatcgggtgaaagggttaactccaatttcacccgatctgtagggacagggggagtggtacttcagccccgggggggtggcttcaccccctcatggctacgatcgctctgatttgctgttgaaagtgaaacagccaatcagagtgatttgtaatatttcacctatgaaaactggtgaaatattacaatccagccatggccgatgctgcaatatcatcggccatggctggaaactctgATCTGCCCCCCCGCACCGCCACTgatctccgctcccctccgtcatcctgtccgctccccccgtgctccgatcccaccccccgtgctccgatcccacccccgtgctccgatctcccccccatccctcatacttaccgagcctcccggtgtccgtccgtcttctccatgggcgccgccatcttccaacagtcgttccaggtacattttgatcactgtgataaaacctatcacagttatcaaaataaaaaaaatagtaaatgaacctccccctttatcacccccacaggtagggacaataataaaataaagaaaatatattttcttttatttttccagtagggttagggttagaactagggttagggttagaactagggttagggctaaggttagggctagaattacgcTATGTACACACGGTGCGGACTTGGCTGCAGATccccagcggattggccgctgcggattcgtagcagtgttccatcaggtttacagtaccatgtaaacctatggaaaaccaaatccgctgtgcccatggtgcggaaaataccgcgcagaaatgctgcgttgtattttcctgcagcatgtcaattctttgtgcggattccacagcgttttacacctgttccaaaataagaatccgcagatgaaatccgaacaaaaaaacactggaaatccgcggtaaactcgcaggtaaaacgcagtgccttttacctgtggatttttcaaaaatggtgcgtaaAAATCTCAAacgaatctgcaatgtgggcacatagccttagggttagggttggaattagagttagggttggaattagggctatggttggaaatagggttaagattaggcttgtggttagggttatggttaggggtgtgttggggataaagttgtggttagggttgggattagggttaggattgagattagggttaggggtgtgttggggttagtgttgtggttaggggtgtgttggggttagggttgtgattaggattatggctagagttgggattagggttaggggtgtgttggggttagaattgaggggtttccactgtttaggcacatcaggggtctctgttgtgaattccgttctcgggctccctcctgtggtcatgagtggtactgtgtgagtttgttcttgggctccctctggtggcctttagcgatatggctggtcttagctgggctcagctgtttcatctcctgctaggctgggcctatttaactcacctggacctttacttgtggcctgctgtcggtgtattcagtcctgatcctgtgctctcctgaatattccttgtgaacagtctcctgctatgagaagctaagtttgcttgttcagtttctcattatttccttgaaaacgtttctcattatataatgagttcggcccagcttgcttttatgtgattttctgcttgatggttagttctggggtgcagagtgcgcccctcacatcgtgagtcggtgtgggggttcttgtattctctgcgtggtttacttttgatagtttttgtactgaccgcacagacacctatctattatctgcctatctagtattagcgggcctcatttgctaaacctgttttcatctctacatttgtgttttccccttaactcaccgtcattatttgtgggggctatctaaaactttggggatatttctctgaggctagcgaggtctttgctttctctctaggggtagtcagtttctcaggctgtgacgaggcgtctaggttttcaggtaacgctccacagctgcctttagtgtgtttggataggatcaggattgcagtcagtatagcttccacatccccagaacttgtcctatatattcagggtatatgtgtcaggtcagtttgagatcctaccaccaggatcataacaggtctccaaacgcaacatggcgccaccattgattcagccaatcttgcgttcaaaaagtcaaatggagacaccatgacgtgtttctcaacgcagtgatccagaacactgcccccatcccttatgggaaatatgcaaatgcatgtaggatagctgcggagacaccatcacgtgtttctcaatgcaagcagtgaatagccagacctttccccgggaaggaacaaccacgggaagggcagcatccaataaaggaaaacatccaatacaggaaaaccacctatgccaaggtctggctattcactgcttgcgttgagaaacacgtgatggtgtctccgcagctatcctacatgcatttgcatatttcccataagggatgggggcagtgttctggatcactgcattgagaaacacgtgatggtgtctccgcggtgttggatgttttggtctccccgaggccaatcatctgttctttcacagccttttactaggtactgctcctaatagccagattcctactccacactgatgagggtcaaacaccccgaaacagctgtctgtggatggataccatgcttggcataggtggttttcctgtattggatgttttcctttattggatgctgcccttcccgtggttgttccttcccggggaaaggtctggctattcactgcttgcgttgagaaacacgtgatgttgtctccgcagctatcctacatgcatttgcatatttcccataagggatgggggcagtgttctggatcactgcgttgagaaacacgtgatggtgtctccgcagtgttggatattttggtctccccgaggccaatcatctgttccttcacagccatttactaggcactgctcctaatagccggaTTCCTACTCACaccgatgaggggcaaacaccccgaaacagctgtttgtggatggataccatgcttggcataggcggttttcctgtattggatgttttcctttattggatgctgcccttcccgtggttgttccttcccggggaaaggtctggctattcactgcttgcgttgaaaaacacgtgatggtgtctccgcggctatcctacatgcatttgcatatttcccataagggatgggggcagtgttctggatcactgcgttgagaaacacgtgatggtgtctccgcggtgttggatgttttggtctccccgaggccaatcatctgttccttcacagccttttactaggcactgctcctaatagccagattcctactccacactgatgaggggcaatcaccccgaaacagctgtctgtggatggataccatgcttggcataggtggttttcctgtattggatgttttcctttattggatgctgcccttcccgtggttgttccttcccggggaaaggtctggctattcactgcttgcgttgagaaacacgtgatggtgtctccgcagctatcctacatgcatttgcatatttcccataagggatgggggcagtgttctggatcactgcgttgagaaacacgtgatggtgtctctgcggtgttggatgttttggtctccccgaggccaatcatctgttccttcacagccttttactaggcactgctcctaatagccagattcctactccacactgatgaggggcaaacaccccgaaacagctgtctgtggatggataccatgcttggcataggtggttttcctgtattggatgttttcctttattggatgctgcccttcccgtggttgttccttcccggggaaaggtctggctattcactgcatgcgtagagaaacacgtgatggtgtctccgcagctatcctacatgcgtttctactgtttaggcacatcaggggctccgcaaacgcaacgagacgcccgcagaccattccatcaaagtctgcattccaaaacgttactacttcccttccgagccctgacgtgtgcccaaacagtggtcccccccacatatggggtatcagcgtactcaggacaaactgggcaaccactattggggtccaatttctcctgttacccttgtgaaaataaaaaattgtgggataaaaaataatttttgaggaaagaaaaatgatttttttattttcacggctctgcgttataaacttctgtgaagcacttgggggtttaaagtggtcaccgcacatctagattagttccatgggaggtctagttttcaaaatggggtcacatgtggggtgctccaatgtttaggcacacaggggctctccaatcgcgacatggtgtctgctaacaattggagctaatttttcattcaaaaagtcaaatggcgctccttcccttccgagccctgccgtgtgcccaaacagtggtttacctccacatgtgaggtatcagtgtactcaggagaaattgcccaataaattttaggatccattttatcctgttgcccatgtggaaatgaacaaattgaggctaaaagaaattttttgtgaaaaaaaaagtactttttcatttttacggatcaatttgtgaagcacctgggggttcaaagtgctcactatgcatctagataagttccttgggggggtctagtttccaaaatggggtcactagtgggggagctccaatgtttaggcacacaggggctctccaaacgcgacatggtgtccgctaatgattggaagcaatttttcattgaaaaagtcaaatggcgctccttcccttccgagccctgtcgtgcgcccaaacagtggttcccccccacatatgaggtatcggagtactgaggacaaattgtacaataacttttggggtccagtttctctttttacctttggcaaaataaaaaaattgttgctaaaagatcatttttgtgactaaaaagttaaatgttcattttttccttccatgttgcttctgctgctgtgaagcacctgaagggttaataaacttcttgaatgtggttttgagtacattgaggggtgcagtttttagaatggtgtcacttttgggtattttcagccatatagacccctcaaattgacttcaaatgtgaggtggtccctaaaaaaatggttttgtaaatttcgttgtaaaaatgagaaatcgctggtcaaattttaacccttataacttcctagcaaaaaaaaattttgtttccaaaattgtgctgatgtaaagtagacacgtggttaatgttatttattaactattttgtgtcacataactctgtcgtttatcagaataaaaattcaaaatttgaaaattgcgacattttcgtcaaatttccatttttttcacaaataaacgcaaaaattatcgacctaaatttaccactaacttgaagcctaatatgtcacgaaaaaacaatctcagaaccgctaggatccgttgaagcgttcctgagttattacctcataaagggacactggtcagaattgcaaaaaacggccaggtcattaaggtcaaaataggctgggtcataaaggggttaaaagggtccactggggtgatgttatggcagcagggatggcatggcttcccacaggtgaagctggaaccccagggctcccggtgtatttagcaaagatagtgtggtgccagaaaaatcaggacacaaggttgcagtctctttaccagtTTACTGGTGGTTACGGCCAcaatccagggtaccggtaacaggtgttaGTGAGGTCCAGTCGGCCT contains:
- the LOC143767250 gene encoding uncharacterized protein LOC143767250, whose amino-acid sequence is MLMKKIKSFLFLTDDCTRSSGERLIFSDFSVDNPGVTPDTFEEHVIIPDTPQDLLRKSLPSDPFQQVLFSASSKTKMQNESHRRALEHEIGEKPFSCSEYGKCYNTKPKLVTHQKSHTGKKPYSCLECGKCFTSKSCLVTHQVIHTGEKPFSCSECGKCFNRKANLVTHLRIHTGDKPFACSECGKRYSEKSKLVTHQRIHTGEKPFLCTKCGKLFKQQSVFIVHQRIHTGKKPFSCSECGKCFTQRSCLVTHQRTHTGVKPFSCSECGKCYSEKYILIKHQRSHTMDKPFSSPEFRKCFTEKSHFVGHQRCHTGKKNVSCSECGKHYSTKSKLITHQRIHTGEKPFFCSECGKCFSQKAHLARHQRIHTGEKPFLCSECGKFFCTKSELVKHQRIHSARDKPFSCSECGKCFTDKSSLGIHQISHTGNKVFSCSECGKFFKRKSVLIVHQRIHVGQKPYSCSECGKCFTMKHQLVKHQRTHTGNKPFSCFDCGKSFTEKYSLVRHQLTHTGQKPFPCSECGKCYSTNARLVTHQRNHTGEKPYSCSECGKCFAEKSHFVTHEKIHTGEKPFSCSECGKCFKLKSDLVKHQRTHTGEKPFSCSECGKCFCDKSDLYRHCRTHTGEKPFSCSNCGKCFNRKTNLLKHLKIHTGK